Proteins from one Pseudomonas bijieensis genomic window:
- a CDS encoding excinuclease produces the protein MSLKKIAVTAALLLSTLPSLSQARDTALFLPFDKVVAEAIRTGKIDGSVKFYLAGNKPAGNVTVISPGAVTNKKTNAFNKSDEVACEWVLQSALISLHQAAKNAGANAVTNIVSFYKSNERKDPTTYECHAGAIMAGVALKGDLAKVQ, from the coding sequence ATGTCGTTGAAGAAAATCGCCGTAACCGCCGCCCTGTTGCTCAGCACCCTGCCAAGCCTCAGCCAGGCCCGTGATACCGCGCTGTTCCTGCCGTTCGACAAAGTCGTCGCCGAGGCCATCCGCACCGGCAAGATCGACGGCAGCGTGAAGTTCTACCTGGCCGGCAACAAACCGGCCGGCAACGTCACCGTGATCAGCCCAGGGGCCGTGACCAACAAGAAAACCAACGCCTTCAACAAATCCGATGAGGTGGCTTGCGAATGGGTGCTGCAATCAGCCCTGATCAGCCTGCACCAAGCCGCCAAGAACGCCGGCGCCAACGCTGTCACCAACATCGTCAGCTTCTACAAGAGCAACGAACGCAAGGACCCGACCACCTATGAATGCCACGCTGGCGCGATCATGGCGGGCGTTGCGTTGAAAGGGGATCTGGCGAAGGTGCAATAA
- a CDS encoding PAAR domain-containing protein, producing the protein MREGYFIGLGDKTTCGGKVLEGDSRGNMFGLLHAREGDRVSCGRDGKTYQISGGITHMVSHGRHMAGTLDSHSTCPCKARLIPSVLWATYK; encoded by the coding sequence ATGAGAGAGGGGTACTTCATCGGCTTGGGTGACAAGACCACTTGTGGTGGGAAAGTGCTGGAAGGCGATAGCAGGGGCAACATGTTTGGCCTGCTGCATGCCCGCGAAGGTGATCGCGTCTCGTGTGGCCGGGATGGAAAAACCTATCAGATCAGCGGCGGCATCACGCATATGGTCAGTCATGGCAGGCATATGGCCGGCACGCTGGATAGCCACAGTACCTGCCCCTGCAAAGCGCGACTGATCCCTTCGGTGCTCTGGGCTACCTACAAATGA